The Trichosurus vulpecula isolate mTriVul1 chromosome 3, mTriVul1.pri, whole genome shotgun sequence genome includes a window with the following:
- the LOC118841009 gene encoding protein CutA homolog has product MDWPTQRCPPLAVQSCLRPGCLSWLLVVMAFLLSYPMLRTISLHLHSAVTGSYLSGTHSVAFVNCPNEEIAKDIARTILDKKLAACVNILPRASSLYFWKGEIEEATEILLLVKTKTSKIHELSNYIRSIHPFEIPELFSVPIDQGNPLYFKWIEEGVAED; this is encoded by the exons ATGGACTGGCCGACTCAGCGCTGCCCACCGCTTGCTGTCCAGAGCTGCCTTCGCCCCGGCTGCCTTTCCTGGCTCCTG GTGGTGATGGCCTTCCTCCTGTCATACCCTATGCTGAGGACCATCAGCCTCCATCTCCACTCAGCAGTTACTGGCAGctacctctctgggactcactcAGTTGCCTTTGTCAACTGCCCCAATGAAGAGATTGCCAAAGACATAGCAAG gacCATCTTAGATAAGAAGCTGGCTGCCTGTGTGAATATCCTGCCAAGGGCTTCCTCTCT GTACTTTtggaagggagagattgaagaagcCACTGAAATCCTTTTG TTAGTGAAAACGAAGACTTCAAAAATACATGAACTCTCTAACTACATCAG ATCAATTCATCCTTTTGAAATTCCTGAGCTCTTCAGTGTACCCATTGACCAAGGAAACCCTCTTTATTTCAAGTGGATTGAGGAAGGGGTGGCTGAGGACTAA